In Vagococcus luciliae, one genomic interval encodes:
- the coaD gene encoding pantetheine-phosphate adenylyltransferase, with amino-acid sequence MVKKRIALFPGSFDPVTKGHLNTIKKASRLFDELVVGVFTNTTKKTLFTPIERQNFIAEEVKELENVSVRLCDNDLTIRIADELGADYLVRGIRNQLDYEYEKSIAVLNKHLSSHIETIFLISDEEYNHISSSMVKEIAKFQGNITDFVPEKVNDALKLKFK; translated from the coding sequence ATGGTTAAAAAAAGGATTGCTCTTTTTCCGGGAAGTTTTGATCCAGTAACCAAAGGGCATTTAAATACTATTAAAAAAGCCAGTAGGTTATTTGATGAGTTAGTTGTAGGAGTTTTTACTAATACGACCAAAAAAACATTATTCACCCCAATTGAAAGGCAAAATTTTATTGCTGAAGAAGTAAAAGAGTTAGAAAATGTTTCAGTTAGATTATGCGATAATGACTTAACTATTCGAATTGCTGATGAGTTAGGGGCAGATTATTTAGTACGTGGTATTCGTAATCAATTAGATTATGAATATGAAAAAAGTATAGCCGTTTTAAATAAGCATCTTTCTTCTCATATTGAAACCATTTTTTTGATTTCTGATGAAGAATATAATCATATCAGTTCTAGTATGGTGAAAGAAATTGCTAAATTTCAAGGAAATATCACCGATTTTGTTCCAGAAAAGGTCAATGATGCACTCAAATTAAAATTTAAATAA
- the rsmD gene encoding 16S rRNA (guanine(966)-N(2))-methyltransferase RsmD, with translation MRVIAGEFKGRKLQSLKGDNTRPTSDKIKGSIFNMIGPYFDGGICLDLYSGSGNLAIESISRGMDKAYCFDMFFPAVKVIQENVTMTKKKEAFIVKKLEAKKALEFLASQEILCDYVFLDPPYAKEDLEKNMVMLQSLNLLKKQAKIICEMDKHVILPDIIGQLVLQREQQYGVTKVRIYQLKEEKDG, from the coding sequence ATGCGAGTTATTGCAGGTGAATTTAAAGGAAGAAAATTACAATCTTTAAAAGGGGATAATACTAGACCAACTTCTGATAAAATAAAGGGATCTATTTTTAATATGATTGGTCCTTATTTTGATGGTGGTATTTGTTTGGATTTATATAGTGGTAGTGGAAATCTTGCTATTGAAAGTATTTCTAGAGGAATGGATAAAGCCTATTGTTTTGATATGTTTTTTCCTGCTGTAAAAGTGATTCAAGAGAACGTGACAATGACTAAAAAAAAAGAGGCATTTATTGTAAAAAAATTAGAGGCAAAAAAAGCATTAGAGTTTTTAGCTAGCCAAGAAATATTATGTGACTATGTGTTTTTAGATCCGCCTTATGCTAAAGAAGATTTAGAGAAAAATATGGTCATGTTACAATCTTTAAATTTATTAAAAAAACAGGCAAAAATCATTTGTGAGATGGATAAACATGTTATATTACCAGATATAATTGGTCAATTAGTCTTACAACGAGAACAGCAATATGGTGTGACAAAAGTCAGAATTTATCAATTGAAGGAGGAAAAAGATGGTTAA
- a CDS encoding YlbF family regulator, producing the protein MIYNDELFDLEDKVNQLAKDVLNSQTVIDYLHDYQAIDKSSEVSDLVSDFLTKKEAFEKIEPYGKYAPDFKETRRALRKSKRALDTNELVATFKISETTVQNVLDYISLDIAQTISDTIKVDAGNPFFEFAKKGCGGTCHVNK; encoded by the coding sequence ATGATTTATAATGATGAATTATTTGATTTAGAAGATAAAGTGAATCAATTAGCTAAAGATGTATTAAATAGTCAAACTGTGATAGATTATCTCCATGACTATCAAGCGATTGACAAAAGTAGCGAGGTATCTGATTTAGTGTCAGATTTTTTAACTAAAAAAGAAGCGTTTGAAAAAATAGAACCTTATGGGAAGTATGCCCCTGACTTTAAGGAAACAAGACGTGCACTAAGAAAATCCAAACGGGCACTAGATACGAACGAATTAGTTGCAACGTTTAAAATAAGTGAAACAACTGTTCAAAATGTGTTAGACTATATTAGTCTAGATATTGCTCAAACCATATCTGATACGATAAAAGTTGATGCAGGAAATCCCTTTTTTGAATTTGCTAAAAAAGGATGTGGAGGGACATGTCATGTTAACAAATGA
- a CDS encoding YlbG family protein produces MLTNELELTPRRGLIVWVYSLKQLRNLKRFGYIHYVSKKMKYAVLYVNEDSLEETIEKLNKQFFVRSVDKSFRPDINMNFTNRLGNQDCHDEPLDFEEQKTEIRLAEFDD; encoded by the coding sequence ATGTTAACAAATGAATTGGAATTAACGCCAAGACGTGGTTTAATCGTTTGGGTATATAGTTTAAAACAATTGAGAAATTTGAAGCGATTTGGTTATATTCATTATGTATCAAAAAAGATGAAATATGCGGTTCTCTATGTTAATGAAGATTCTCTTGAAGAGACAATTGAAAAATTGAATAAACAATTTTTTGTTAGAAGTGTAGACAAGTCTTTTAGACCAGATATTAACATGAATTTTACTAATAGGTTAGGAAATCAAGACTGTCATGATGAACCATTAGATTTTGAAGAGCAAAAAACAGAAATTCGCTTAGCAGAATTTGATGATTAA